The Azospirillum baldaniorum genome contains a region encoding:
- a CDS encoding 3'-5' exonuclease codes for MSAPATTGSAGTAAPATTPAEPRRIIPLAFRAAGVGLPLLSVGAAVGFSANNDPNAFVTYAVTMTAAATAAVWGLWGLVDRRLLRASETLSREAGLIAHGTADGKTGARIPLARYGDLAPVAKAVNELSDKLAAARRDTARTVAESTAKAEEQKTRLAAVLRDLHEGVLVCNLKHQILLYNQTALDILHLAGDLGLGRSLLHFVVAEPVIHTLERLTLRVREGRHVNHEHGTTAQFVGATTDGHILLAGRMSAILQDPPEGSDALPTITGYVITLSDATSDLAALGQRDALLREATEGFCAPIANLRAVLETLDDTPELGPEERAAFQAALMESSNTLSERLARVTNAYRSVVTGSWPMSDIHSTNLINLIRHRVGPEAQYGVTLTGLPQWVHGDSYSLVILFGYLIEYVYALTGVPAYDLSVEPGDSWVYLDITWRGPSVPSGIVDSWLDHPLPDALGGLTVGDVLQHHKSTMWSEPVKGPGAEGELLSRLRVPLPPALKPPSAHTAARGGARPEFFDFNLLHQPLATSELGRTPLDQLHYVVFDTETTGLSPSTGDEIIQIAAVRVVGGRILTGETFNTLVNPKRSIPPESIPFHGITDAMVADKPTIDKVLPQFRGFVSGAVLIAHNAAFDLKFLKMKEKASGVRFDSPVLDTMLLSRMLLGEGGDHTLDGIAERLGIEVVDRHTALGDSLVTAAVFLRMVEMLKERDVRTLDDAIRGANIIVELAARERAF; via the coding sequence ATGAGCGCCCCGGCGACCACCGGAAGTGCCGGGACCGCCGCCCCGGCAACCACCCCGGCGGAGCCGCGCCGGATCATTCCGCTGGCCTTCCGCGCCGCCGGCGTCGGCCTGCCCCTGCTGTCGGTGGGGGCCGCGGTCGGCTTCAGCGCGAACAACGACCCCAACGCCTTCGTCACCTACGCCGTCACCATGACCGCCGCCGCCACCGCCGCGGTCTGGGGCCTGTGGGGGCTGGTCGACCGGCGGCTGCTTCGCGCCTCGGAAACGCTGAGCCGCGAGGCCGGGCTGATCGCCCATGGCACCGCGGACGGCAAGACCGGCGCGCGCATCCCGCTGGCCCGCTACGGCGACCTCGCCCCGGTGGCCAAGGCGGTCAACGAGCTGTCGGACAAGCTGGCCGCCGCCCGCCGCGACACCGCCCGCACCGTCGCGGAGTCGACCGCCAAGGCGGAAGAGCAGAAGACCCGGCTGGCCGCCGTCCTGCGCGACCTGCACGAAGGCGTCCTGGTCTGCAACCTGAAGCACCAGATCCTGCTCTACAACCAGACGGCGCTCGACATCCTGCATCTGGCCGGCGACCTCGGGCTGGGCCGCTCGCTGCTGCATTTCGTGGTGGCGGAGCCGGTCATCCACACGCTGGAGCGGCTGACGCTCCGCGTGCGCGAGGGGCGGCACGTCAACCACGAGCACGGCACCACCGCCCAGTTCGTCGGCGCCACCACCGACGGGCACATCCTGCTGGCCGGGCGCATGAGCGCCATCCTGCAGGACCCGCCGGAGGGCTCGGACGCGTTGCCGACGATCACCGGCTACGTCATCACCCTGTCCGACGCGACCAGCGATCTGGCCGCGCTCGGCCAGCGCGACGCCCTGCTGCGCGAGGCGACGGAAGGCTTCTGCGCCCCCATCGCCAACCTGCGCGCCGTGCTGGAGACGCTGGACGACACGCCGGAGTTGGGGCCGGAGGAACGCGCCGCCTTCCAGGCCGCGCTGATGGAGTCGTCCAACACCCTGTCGGAGCGGCTGGCCCGCGTCACCAACGCGTACCGCAGCGTCGTCACCGGCTCCTGGCCGATGAGCGACATCCACTCCACCAACCTCATCAACCTGATCCGCCACCGGGTCGGGCCGGAGGCGCAGTACGGCGTGACGCTGACTGGCCTGCCGCAATGGGTGCACGGCGACAGCTACAGCCTCGTCATCCTGTTCGGCTATCTGATCGAGTACGTCTACGCGCTGACCGGGGTTCCCGCCTACGACCTGTCGGTGGAGCCGGGGGACAGCTGGGTCTATCTGGACATCACCTGGCGCGGCCCGTCGGTGCCCAGCGGCATCGTGGACAGCTGGCTCGACCACCCGCTGCCCGACGCGCTGGGCGGCCTGACGGTCGGCGACGTGCTCCAGCACCACAAGAGCACGATGTGGAGCGAGCCGGTGAAGGGGCCGGGGGCGGAAGGCGAGCTGCTGTCGCGCCTGCGCGTGCCGCTGCCGCCCGCGCTGAAGCCGCCCTCCGCCCACACCGCGGCGCGCGGCGGAGCGCGGCCGGAGTTTTTCGACTTCAACCTGCTGCACCAGCCGCTGGCCACCAGCGAGCTTGGCCGCACGCCGCTCGACCAGCTCCATTACGTGGTCTTCGACACCGAGACGACGGGCCTGTCGCCCAGCACCGGCGACGAGATCATCCAGATCGCCGCCGTGCGCGTCGTCGGCGGGCGCATCCTGACCGGTGAGACCTTCAACACGCTGGTCAACCCGAAGCGGAGCATCCCTCCAGAATCGATCCCCTTCCACGGCATCACCGACGCGATGGTCGCCGACAAGCCGACCATCGACAAGGTGCTGCCGCAGTTCCGCGGCTTCGTGTCGGGCGCGGTGCTGATCGCCCACAACGCCGCCTTCGACCTGAAATTCCTCAAGATGAAGGAAAAGGCGTCGGGCGTGCGCTTCGACAGTCCGGTTCTCGACACCATGCTGCTGTCGCGGATGCTGCTCGGCGAGGGCGGCGACCACACGCTGGACGGCATCGCCGAACGGCTGGGGATCGAGGTGGTGGACCGCCACACGGCGCTGGGCGACAGCCTCGTCACCGCCGCGGTCTTCCTGCGCATGGTCGAGATGCTCAAGGAACGCGACGTCCGCACACTCGACGACGCCATCCGCGGCGCCAACATCATCGTCGAGCTGGCGGCGCGGGAGCGCGCCTTTTGA
- a CDS encoding response regulator transcription factor encodes MKPTILVADDEPSIVLSLQVLLQKAGFAVRIARNGEEALESVAESTPDLILLDAMMPRRDGFDVCQSLRANPAYQSLPIIMLTAKSRDVERQKGMALGATDYITKPFSTRDLVTTVRKYLTPENDAGETQGGTAEPQP; translated from the coding sequence ATGAAGCCGACGATCCTGGTCGCCGACGATGAGCCCAGCATCGTCCTCTCCCTGCAGGTCCTGTTGCAGAAGGCGGGCTTTGCCGTGCGCATCGCCCGCAATGGCGAGGAAGCCCTTGAATCGGTTGCGGAAAGCACGCCCGACCTGATCCTGCTGGACGCCATGATGCCGCGCCGCGACGGGTTCGACGTCTGCCAGTCGCTGCGCGCCAACCCCGCCTACCAGTCTCTGCCCATCATCATGCTGACGGCCAAGAGTCGCGACGTGGAGCGGCAGAAGGGCATGGCGCTGGGCGCCACCGACTACATCACCAAGCCCTTCTCGACCCGTGACCTCGTCACCACCGTCCGCAAGTACCTGACCCCCGAGAACGACGCGGGCGAAACCCAGGGCGGAACGGCGGAGCCTCAGCCATGA
- a CDS encoding SPOR domain-containing protein: MTFKDEMKAASQTADHKARPMADALADDGGEARDDIARLLRALNDDLKADPAEEDDLLSPDAGRKAERHLPIGKIAAALAAAIGIGAVVVMLDQGGEAPSAPPAPLITAVPSAPPPGGASPGTVAPAKPEALITRAAPVPAPTQQAPMQTQTIVAPAAPAPAVVPPPMALPQIPPPAMKVPEPPALPSPAPTAAKPADPAPHPVETAESARAPAHPPASVMAPPPAEPAKAPPHVKTTETAELQAMLSAPPPPAAAQRPAAAARPAPQPAKPTPKAASTPPAATAPSSGVLTPPASAAVPDGRYTVQVGSFQQADNAEGLVRRLRGLGFNAYALDWTDAEQRSWHVVRVGGYADTAAARQAAASLKGKVEAQPIVVSTR; the protein is encoded by the coding sequence GTGACGTTCAAGGATGAGATGAAGGCCGCCAGTCAGACGGCGGATCACAAGGCGCGTCCCATGGCGGATGCCCTCGCCGACGATGGCGGGGAGGCCCGGGACGACATCGCCCGCCTTCTGCGCGCCCTCAACGACGACCTGAAGGCCGACCCGGCGGAGGAGGACGATCTCCTGTCCCCGGACGCCGGGCGGAAGGCGGAGCGGCACCTGCCCATCGGCAAGATCGCCGCGGCGCTGGCCGCCGCCATCGGCATCGGCGCGGTCGTCGTGATGCTGGACCAGGGCGGGGAGGCGCCGTCCGCGCCCCCGGCACCGCTCATCACCGCCGTCCCCAGCGCCCCGCCCCCCGGCGGCGCCTCGCCCGGCACCGTGGCTCCGGCCAAGCCGGAGGCGTTGATCACCCGCGCGGCGCCCGTTCCTGCACCGACCCAGCAGGCGCCGATGCAGACGCAGACCATCGTCGCTCCGGCCGCACCGGCGCCCGCCGTGGTCCCGCCGCCCATGGCCCTGCCGCAGATCCCGCCGCCCGCCATGAAGGTGCCGGAACCGCCGGCCCTGCCGTCGCCCGCTCCCACCGCCGCCAAGCCGGCCGACCCCGCGCCGCACCCCGTGGAAACGGCGGAGAGCGCGAGGGCCCCGGCGCATCCGCCGGCTTCGGTCATGGCCCCGCCCCCGGCCGAGCCCGCCAAGGCCCCTCCCCACGTGAAGACCACGGAAACGGCGGAGCTTCAAGCCATGCTGTCGGCCCCGCCCCCGCCGGCCGCGGCCCAGCGCCCAGCCGCCGCGGCGCGCCCGGCGCCGCAGCCCGCCAAGCCGACGCCCAAGGCCGCCTCCACGCCGCCTGCCGCCACGGCGCCATCGTCGGGCGTGCTGACGCCGCCGGCGTCCGCCGCCGTTCCGGATGGGCGCTACACCGTGCAGGTCGGATCCTTCCAGCAGGCCGACAACGCCGAAGGGCTGGTCCGCCGCCTGCGCGGTCTCGGCTTCAACGCCTACGCGCTGGACTGGACCGACGCCGAGCAGCGGTCCTGGCACGTCGTCCGCGTCGGCGGCTATGCCGACACCGCCGCCGCCCGTCAGGCCGCCGCGTCGCTGAAGGGCAAGGTGGAAGCGCAGCCCATCGTCGTCTCGACGCGCTGA